Proteins encoded together in one Prevotella scopos JCM 17725 window:
- a CDS encoding tetratricopeptide repeat protein, whose protein sequence is MKKKIERHIIFSLLTISVLGIISCSTKNNTSQTRWWHAFNTRYNVYYNGAQAYIDGSLEKENGNKDNFTELIPLYTVGNKNSRDLGKGNYDRAIEKAEKAIAKHSIKKRPEWTKSRRKTEKDIEWLSRGEYNPFLWKAWMLMGRSQFHKGAFEEAAATFAYMSRLYKGQPAIYGKARAWLAKCYIEQDWLYDAEDIIRNMQRDSLDWRAVKEWDYTYADYYLHTGELEKAVPYLQKVIKHEMRKKQKARELYLLGQVLGSLGRNEEAYKAFQRVIRTNPPYELDFNARIAQTEVTAKGQTKKMISKLKQMASSDNNKEYLDQVYYAMGNIYLATRDTLAAINAYEQGNKKATRSGIEKGVLLLHLGDLYWAKERFGDAKRCYGEAIGLLDKDRKDYEQLSERSKILDELAPYTDAVQLQDSLQYLAKCSEQERNAAIDRVISALKKKEKEERNRQDPLNNGQQQGMNGDFGNDNLGMPKSVNNRQGQDNTWYFYNPTAVQQGKITFQQLWGKRENIDNWQRINQSVVGKISNANRPFELTNEQRDSIMRIEAQQDSIKQSTDSLKNDPHKREYYLSQIPFTAEQLAQSNKILEDGLHHSGVIFKDRLDNLRLAEKALRRVSDNYPDYEQMDDVYYHLYLLYMRKNEPQLAENYVTQLSQKYPKSKWTALLTDPYYKQNLRFGVQIEDSLYAATYEAFKQGRYGEVAANTRISDSRFPMGANRDKFLFIGGLGKLNNGDPTGCVNDMKEVVQKYPNSRISEMAGMIVNGVQAGKKLRGGKFDLDDIWSYRANVMKDSDSIQQAKLSSERDIDFKFMLVYHPDSLKENKLLFELARFNFTNFLVRNFEIEIEDLNGMHLMQVSGFRSFDEAYQYARQLFASQTVVQQTDKGTKGVIISDKNLKLIGTIYSFKDYEAFYAKHFAPIVVTKRYLLSEPAEVANPRERDIQQEIEQKHANDPDLYPDTQDMPVDNTITFPDEDMKSTKTEQKIIEQNSNIFEIPVEKKKASTEGKKSTTENKPVIEEEKPIKEEKKSVLDDNSTYFIPEEEPTKPATPVTPNKTTTPITPNKTAKPAVPVRPTTPAKTTESMPSDRPTKPTTAKPKQPSTQKSQTTPIQKKKASDDGPIIYFGDDVPQQNKTNNKNNKKNQPIQNDIEDEYYDLEGF, encoded by the coding sequence GTGAAGAAAAAAATCGAAAGACATATTATCTTCTCTCTGTTGACAATCAGTGTCCTAGGAATTATTAGTTGCTCAACAAAGAATAACACCTCGCAGACGCGTTGGTGGCATGCCTTCAATACCCGTTATAATGTTTACTATAACGGGGCTCAAGCATATATTGATGGGTCATTAGAGAAAGAGAATGGAAACAAGGATAACTTCACAGAACTCATCCCACTCTATACGGTCGGCAATAAGAACAGCCGTGACTTAGGAAAAGGGAACTACGATAGAGCTATAGAAAAAGCTGAAAAAGCCATTGCAAAGCACAGCATAAAGAAAAGACCAGAGTGGACTAAGAGTAGAAGAAAGACTGAAAAGGATATTGAGTGGTTATCACGCGGTGAATACAATCCTTTTCTTTGGAAAGCGTGGATGCTTATGGGACGTTCACAGTTTCACAAAGGAGCTTTCGAAGAGGCTGCTGCAACCTTTGCTTATATGAGTCGTCTATACAAAGGACAACCGGCTATTTATGGGAAAGCAAGAGCCTGGCTGGCTAAATGTTACATAGAACAAGACTGGCTCTATGACGCTGAAGACATCATCCGCAACATGCAACGTGACTCGTTGGATTGGCGAGCGGTGAAAGAATGGGACTATACTTATGCTGATTATTACCTACATACAGGTGAGTTGGAAAAGGCTGTACCTTATCTTCAAAAGGTCATCAAGCATGAAATGCGTAAGAAGCAGAAGGCTCGTGAGCTCTATCTGCTCGGACAAGTATTGGGTTCACTCGGCAGGAATGAGGAGGCGTACAAAGCTTTCCAACGAGTTATTCGTACGAATCCTCCCTACGAATTAGACTTTAATGCACGTATTGCACAGACGGAAGTTACTGCTAAGGGACAGACTAAGAAGATGATTAGCAAGCTCAAGCAAATGGCGTCTTCAGACAATAATAAGGAGTATCTTGATCAGGTGTATTATGCAATGGGTAACATATATCTTGCAACACGAGATACGCTTGCAGCCATAAACGCATACGAGCAAGGAAACAAGAAAGCGACAAGGAGTGGTATTGAGAAGGGTGTGTTACTACTCCATCTCGGCGATCTCTACTGGGCAAAAGAACGCTTTGGTGATGCAAAACGATGCTATGGAGAGGCCATCGGACTACTCGATAAGGATCGCAAAGATTATGAACAGCTATCTGAACGTTCAAAGATATTAGATGAATTAGCACCCTATACGGACGCTGTTCAGCTTCAAGATTCTCTTCAATATCTTGCAAAATGTTCAGAACAAGAACGTAACGCAGCTATTGATCGTGTCATCTCTGCCTTGAAGAAGAAAGAGAAAGAAGAGCGCAATAGGCAAGATCCATTGAACAATGGACAGCAACAAGGGATGAATGGCGACTTTGGGAATGACAATCTTGGTATGCCTAAATCTGTAAATAACAGACAAGGGCAAGACAATACATGGTATTTCTATAATCCAACAGCGGTTCAGCAAGGTAAGATTACTTTCCAACAACTATGGGGTAAACGAGAGAATATTGATAACTGGCAACGAATCAATCAAAGTGTTGTGGGTAAAATAAGCAATGCAAATAGACCATTTGAACTCACAAACGAGCAAAGAGATTCTATCATGCGTATTGAGGCACAGCAGGATTCTATCAAACAATCAACGGATTCTCTTAAAAATGACCCACATAAACGTGAGTATTACCTGTCACAGATTCCTTTCACTGCAGAACAGTTAGCGCAAAGTAACAAGATTCTTGAAGACGGACTACACCATTCTGGTGTTATCTTTAAGGACAGACTTGACAACCTTCGCCTAGCAGAAAAAGCTTTGCGACGGGTCAGTGATAACTATCCTGATTACGAACAGATGGACGATGTATATTATCATCTCTATCTTCTTTACATGCGTAAGAACGAACCACAGCTTGCAGAGAACTATGTCACACAACTAAGTCAGAAGTATCCTAAGAGCAAGTGGACAGCTCTTCTTACCGATCCATACTATAAGCAGAATCTTCGATTTGGCGTACAGATAGAGGATTCACTCTATGCTGCAACCTATGAAGCTTTCAAACAAGGACGATATGGTGAGGTCGCAGCTAACACTCGCATCTCTGATTCACGCTTCCCAATGGGTGCCAATAGGGATAAGTTCCTCTTCATTGGAGGCTTAGGGAAACTGAATAATGGCGATCCTACGGGTTGTGTCAATGACATGAAAGAGGTTGTACAGAAGTATCCTAACAGTCGTATAAGCGAGATGGCGGGTATGATTGTTAATGGTGTGCAAGCTGGAAAGAAGCTACGTGGAGGTAAGTTTGACCTTGACGACATATGGAGCTATCGTGCAAACGTAATGAAAGATAGCGATAGCATACAACAAGCTAAGCTTTCTTCAGAACGTGACATAGATTTCAAGTTCATGCTGGTCTATCATCCCGACTCTCTGAAAGAGAACAAGTTGCTATTTGAGTTGGCACGATTCAACTTTACAAACTTCCTCGTCCGTAATTTTGAAATTGAGATAGAAGACCTCAATGGGATGCATCTAATGCAAGTATCGGGTTTCCGTAGCTTCGATGAGGCTTATCAATATGCACGTCAACTATTTGCCTCACAGACGGTTGTACAGCAGACGGATAAGGGGACAAAGGGTGTCATCATCAGTGACAAGAACCTTAAATTGATTGGAACAATATATAGTTTCAAGGATTATGAGGCTTTCTATGCAAAGCATTTTGCCCCTATCGTTGTGACAAAGAGATACCTACTTAGTGAACCTGCAGAAGTTGCAAACCCACGCGAACGTGACATACAGCAAGAGATAGAACAGAAGCATGCAAATGATCCAGACCTATACCCTGATACACAAGACATGCCTGTTGACAATACAATAACCTTCCCTGATGAAGATATGAAGTCAACAAAAACAGAACAAAAGATAATTGAACAAAACAGCAACATCTTTGAGATTCCTGTAGAGAAAAAGAAAGCTTCAACAGAAGGCAAGAAGTCAACGACGGAGAATAAGCCAGTGATAGAAGAAGAGAAGCCGATAAAGGAGGAAAAGAAGTCTGTACTTGACGACAACAGTACATATTTCATTCCAGAGGAAGAGCCTACAAAACCTGCTACTCCTGTTACACCGAATAAGACAACTACGCCGATCACCCCAAACAAAACGGCAAAACCAGCAGTTCCTGTTAGGCCTACAACACCAGCAAAGACAACAGAATCGATGCCTTCAGACAGGCCTACAAAGCCTACTACAGCAAAGCCGAAACAGCCTTCTACACAGAAGTCACAGACTACACCGATACAAAAGAAGAAGGCATCGGATGATGGTCCAATTATCTACTTTGGTGATGACGTTCCTCAACAGAACAAGACAAACAACAAAAATAATAAAAAGAACCAGCCTATCCAGAACGATATCGAAGATGAATATTACGATTTGGAAGGCTTTTAA
- a CDS encoding family 20 glycosylhydrolase, translated as MATMSVTPWASLLQDSLQFIHIKNALNGSSYWKGYVGKGVALIFACFLSGQMVNAQNFRTLRDVKVQETVLDLSQTDCKVIPRNAMHSCHRLTSLILPPKLDSIGTQAFFACDGISGKLHFPATTRVVDVSAFNGCRQLTELSFDGSTRIGAFAFANCRGLREVRLLAVVPPFCADNAFDGIDLSRVKLIFPAKAKKAYRNAPGWRNFFSRHEMENVCDPENLLVPRPLKLEVYKNSLPLEWKDVVGVEAPQELSNEKMQAERILGERTAYKKGRKIGPMVRLALDKSLTNDEAYTLQVNDKGVTIKGRTATGVFYGLMTLEQLCIGNGVSLRSVKIPALNIADEPRTAIRELMVDPVRHFIPFDDLKGFVVEMARYKFNALHLHLVDDQAWRIEIKKFPELIEKAADRVGMDDMPERISGYYTQDQMRELVRFAAQYHVMVIPEIELPGHEVAAVHCFPQLSCAKKPVPIRLTCGVSNELLCPAEPFVYEFLDNVLTELADVFPAPYVHLGGDEAGQPPLGAWTDCAACTALKKKEGYTENWQLQQYLFDLVIHKLQSLGKTPMYWYEQEFKTIQPGCVVYAWRHGLTKTAIDAAVRNKAKIMLCPGEHCYLDYPQNRGDMPEKNWGMPVTTLEQTYRLDPAWGQDNVFVRDNLLGVSGTLWSECINSTERIYYQAFPRAAALAEAGWSVPERRSYKEFLKRVRPLTDDMQRRGVAVNVR; from the coding sequence ATGGCTACAATGAGCGTAACCCCTTGGGCAAGTCTGTTGCAGGATTCTCTGCAGTTTATTCATATAAAAAACGCATTGAATGGCTCATCTTATTGGAAAGGATATGTAGGAAAGGGCGTGGCGTTGATCTTTGCCTGTTTTCTGTCAGGTCAGATGGTAAATGCACAGAACTTCAGAACTTTGCGCGATGTGAAGGTGCAAGAAACTGTACTTGACCTATCACAGACAGACTGTAAGGTGATTCCTCGCAATGCAATGCACTCTTGTCACCGTCTTACGTCGCTTATACTTCCCCCAAAACTTGATTCTATCGGTACGCAAGCGTTTTTTGCTTGTGACGGAATCAGTGGAAAATTACATTTCCCAGCAACTACGCGTGTGGTAGATGTATCAGCTTTTAATGGATGTCGTCAGTTGACAGAACTGTCTTTTGACGGTTCTACACGGATAGGTGCTTTCGCTTTTGCTAATTGTCGTGGACTCCGTGAAGTTCGTCTTTTGGCTGTTGTTCCTCCTTTTTGTGCTGACAATGCTTTTGATGGTATAGATCTTAGCCGTGTGAAACTTATCTTTCCTGCTAAAGCCAAGAAGGCATATCGTAACGCACCGGGCTGGCGTAATTTCTTCTCACGTCATGAAATGGAGAATGTATGCGACCCAGAGAATCTCCTTGTACCTCGTCCTCTCAAGTTGGAAGTTTACAAAAATAGTCTTCCTCTCGAATGGAAGGATGTTGTTGGAGTAGAGGCTCCACAGGAATTGAGTAATGAAAAGATGCAAGCTGAGCGTATCCTTGGTGAGCGAACAGCATATAAGAAGGGACGTAAAATAGGTCCGATGGTGCGTCTAGCACTTGATAAGTCGCTTACCAATGATGAGGCTTACACCTTGCAGGTCAATGATAAGGGAGTAACAATCAAAGGACGCACAGCAACCGGCGTGTTTTATGGACTGATGACACTCGAACAACTCTGTATTGGTAATGGTGTTTCATTACGTTCAGTGAAGATTCCTGCGCTCAATATTGCAGACGAACCACGTACGGCAATCCGTGAATTAATGGTCGACCCAGTGCGTCATTTTATTCCGTTTGATGACTTGAAGGGCTTTGTCGTTGAGATGGCACGCTATAAGTTTAATGCGCTTCATCTTCATTTGGTTGATGATCAGGCATGGCGTATAGAGATAAAGAAATTCCCAGAACTAATTGAAAAGGCGGCTGATCGTGTTGGAATGGATGATATGCCTGAGCGTATCAGCGGCTATTATACACAAGACCAGATGCGCGAATTGGTTCGTTTCGCAGCCCAGTACCATGTTATGGTAATCCCTGAGATTGAACTTCCAGGCCATGAAGTGGCTGCCGTTCATTGTTTCCCACAGTTGTCTTGTGCCAAGAAGCCTGTGCCTATTCGTTTGACCTGTGGTGTGAGCAATGAGTTACTTTGTCCTGCGGAACCCTTTGTTTATGAATTCCTCGATAATGTCCTTACTGAGTTAGCCGATGTGTTCCCAGCACCCTACGTTCATTTGGGAGGCGATGAGGCAGGACAGCCACCTTTGGGTGCTTGGACGGATTGCGCTGCTTGTACGGCATTGAAGAAGAAGGAAGGCTATACGGAGAACTGGCAGTTACAACAATATCTCTTCGATCTTGTGATTCATAAGCTTCAATCATTGGGAAAGACGCCTATGTATTGGTATGAGCAAGAGTTCAAGACAATACAACCTGGCTGTGTTGTTTATGCGTGGCGACATGGCTTGACGAAGACGGCTATTGATGCAGCTGTACGCAATAAGGCAAAGATAATGCTCTGTCCAGGTGAGCACTGCTACCTTGACTATCCACAGAATCGTGGCGATATGCCAGAGAAGAATTGGGGAATGCCGGTCACTACGCTTGAGCAGACTTATCGTCTTGACCCAGCGTGGGGACAGGATAACGTCTTTGTTCGTGATAATCTGCTCGGAGTGAGTGGAACGCTTTGGAGTGAATGTATCAATTCAACAGAACGAATTTATTATCAAGCATTCCCGCGTGCAGCCGCTTTGGCTGAGGCAGGTTGGAGTGTACCAGAACGTAGAAGTTATAAGGAGTTCCTCAAGCGAGTTCGTCCGTTGACAGATGATATGCAACGTCGTGGGGTTGCGGTAAACGTAAGATAG
- a CDS encoding DUF4834 family protein — protein sequence MSIIAFILKFAFFIFIVFLALILWVVYVFYKQITRARRQFNPNGNQYQEPSSNENTIIDNRSMKERHKQIIPDSEGEYVDFTEVEDTES from the coding sequence ATGTCAATTATCGCTTTTATTCTAAAGTTTGCATTCTTCATCTTTATAGTGTTTTTAGCACTTATTTTATGGGTGGTTTACGTATTCTATAAGCAGATAACACGTGCACGTCGTCAGTTTAATCCTAATGGTAATCAATATCAAGAACCAAGCTCCAATGAGAATACGATTATTGATAATCGCTCAATGAAAGAACGTCATAAACAGATTATTCCAGATAGTGAGGGCGAGTATGTTGACTTCACAGAGGTTGAAGACACCGAATCATAA
- the tsaE gene encoding tRNA (adenosine(37)-N6)-threonylcarbamoyltransferase complex ATPase subunit type 1 TsaE: MEIAIKSLETIHEAAKEFVKGMGDGKVFAFYGKMGAGKTTFIKALCEVLGVEDVITSPTFAIINEYTDGNGNPIYHFDFYRIKKLEEVYDMGYEDYFYSGNLCLLEWPELIEDILPENVIKVTIDEQPDGTRKLSC, translated from the coding sequence ATGGAAATTGCAATCAAAAGCCTCGAAACCATCCACGAGGCAGCCAAAGAGTTCGTTAAGGGGATGGGTGATGGAAAGGTATTCGCTTTCTACGGAAAGATGGGTGCTGGAAAGACTACTTTCATCAAAGCGCTTTGTGAGGTCTTAGGAGTGGAAGATGTTATCACCTCTCCGACCTTCGCCATCATTAATGAATATACTGACGGTAATGGAAACCCAATCTATCATTTCGACTTCTACCGTATCAAGAAATTGGAAGAGGTATATGACATGGGATATGAAGACTACTTCTATAGCGGCAACCTCTGTCTGCTTGAATGGCCAGAGTTGATTGAAGACATCCTTCCTGAGAATGTTATCAAGGTTACCATTGATGAGCAACCTGATGGTACTCGTAAACTAAGTTGCTAA
- a CDS encoding 3-phosphoshikimate 1-carboxyvinyltransferase, giving the protein MQYIITCPEHIDTSIMLPASKSISNRALIIQALTRGGMMPENLSDCDDTEVIIRGLSHQSNVIDIKAAGTAMRFMTAYLSVTDGEYTITGTERMKHRPIGILVDALRYLGADIEYVGEEGYPPLHICGKQLDGGTLEIPGNVSSQYISALLMIAPVLTKGLELRLTGNIISRPYIDLTLHLMHEFGVSAEWSDFDTISVSPQVYQQHTYIIESDWSAASYWYEILALKDDQTSKVVLQGLKDGSRQGDSSVRYIFSLLGVKTSFNKDDVHRLSEAILTRHSRMLNRMEYDFTNHPDLAQPLIAVCAILGIPFHFTGLGSLKIKETDRMDAMKREMEKLGYLLHEDNGTILSWDGERCEPMSQPIIDTYEDHRMAMSFAPLAIKLGEIHINNPEVVSKSYPHYWNDLRKAGFHIEQVD; this is encoded by the coding sequence ATGCAATACATCATAACATGCCCCGAACATATTGATACTTCTATCATGCTTCCAGCCTCAAAAAGTATCAGTAATCGTGCACTGATTATCCAGGCACTCACAAGGGGAGGGATGATGCCTGAGAACCTATCAGATTGTGATGATACGGAGGTCATCATTCGCGGGCTGAGTCATCAATCAAATGTTATCGACATCAAAGCTGCAGGGACAGCAATGCGCTTTATGACTGCTTACTTAAGTGTAACTGATGGCGAATATACAATCACTGGCACAGAACGAATGAAACATCGCCCGATTGGTATCCTTGTAGATGCACTACGATATTTAGGAGCAGATATTGAGTATGTTGGAGAGGAAGGTTATCCCCCACTCCATATCTGTGGCAAACAACTTGACGGAGGAACATTAGAAATTCCGGGTAACGTCAGTTCACAGTATATTTCTGCACTACTGATGATTGCACCTGTCCTGACAAAAGGTTTAGAATTGCGATTAACGGGTAACATCATTTCCCGCCCCTACATTGACCTCACGCTACATCTTATGCATGAGTTCGGTGTATCAGCAGAATGGTCAGATTTTGATACTATCAGCGTGAGCCCACAGGTTTACCAGCAACACACCTACATCATAGAAAGTGACTGGAGCGCAGCCAGCTACTGGTATGAAATTCTTGCACTCAAAGATGATCAGACTTCAAAGGTTGTTTTGCAAGGATTGAAAGATGGTTCTCGACAAGGTGACTCTTCGGTACGATATATCTTCTCACTATTGGGTGTCAAGACAAGTTTCAACAAAGATGACGTTCATAGATTGTCAGAAGCGATATTAACACGCCATTCACGGATGCTGAACAGGATGGAGTATGACTTTACCAATCACCCAGACTTAGCTCAGCCACTCATTGCAGTCTGCGCAATACTCGGAATACCCTTCCACTTCACAGGCTTAGGGAGTTTGAAAATTAAAGAAACAGACCGCATGGACGCTATGAAGCGAGAGATGGAGAAGTTAGGCTATCTACTTCATGAAGATAATGGCACCATCTTATCATGGGATGGCGAACGCTGTGAGCCGATGTCACAACCTATCATTGACACCTACGAAGACCATCGAATGGCAATGTCGTTTGCACCACTCGCTATCAAATTGGGTGAGATACACATCAATAACCCAGAGGTTGTGTCTAAATCTTACCCTCACTATTGGAACGATTTACGTAAGGCTGGTTTCCATATAGAACAAGTGGATTAA
- a CDS encoding bifunctional response regulator/alkaline phosphatase family protein, translated as MSNGLLLWVDDEIELLKAHIIFLEKKGYEVVTVSNGADAIDQCQTQTFDLVLLDEQMPGLSGLETLQRIKEIQPATPIVMVTKSEEEDIMNQAIGAKIADYLIKPVNPNQILLTLKKNIHQKEIVTEVTQSGYQQNYQQIAMQIADCRTFNDWKEAYRKLVHWELELSSADSNMTEMLKMQKEEANNGFAKYIAKNYLNWVAPQDNKINNSFSKLAGQNKKQQTNNDEDRPMLSTDIFKNKVFPLIDKGEKVFLIVIDNFRLDQWRILSKEIGDMFDIEEDLYMSILPTATQYARNAIFSGLMPKQIATMFPELWVDEDEEEGKNLNEEPLIQTQIERYRRHDKFSYYKINDSVGADKFMQQYNNLSQNDLNVLVVNFIDMLSHARTEMRMIRELASNESAYRSITLSWFQHSVLADIFKELAQSDYKVILTTDHGSIRTTNPVKIIGDRNTNTNLRYKLGKNLNYDARQVFAIKNPHLAQLPAPNLSTSYVFATGDSFFAYPNNYNYYVSYYKDTFQHGGISMEEMIVPIVTLSPRKR; from the coding sequence ATGAGCAATGGATTGTTACTTTGGGTAGATGATGAGATTGAGTTGCTAAAGGCACACATTATCTTCCTTGAGAAAAAAGGATACGAAGTGGTAACGGTTAGCAATGGTGCAGATGCCATCGACCAATGCCAAACACAAACATTCGACCTCGTTCTTTTGGATGAACAGATGCCAGGATTATCTGGCTTAGAGACATTACAACGTATTAAGGAGATTCAACCAGCCACACCGATTGTTATGGTAACGAAGAGTGAGGAGGAAGATATTATGAATCAGGCTATCGGTGCAAAGATTGCCGATTACCTTATTAAGCCTGTTAATCCTAATCAGATTCTCCTTACTTTGAAGAAGAATATCCACCAAAAGGAGATTGTCACTGAAGTGACACAAAGTGGTTACCAACAGAACTATCAACAGATTGCAATGCAGATAGCCGACTGTCGCACTTTCAATGATTGGAAGGAAGCCTATCGTAAACTAGTACACTGGGAACTGGAACTAAGCAGTGCAGATAGCAATATGACTGAGATGCTAAAGATGCAGAAGGAAGAAGCCAACAATGGTTTTGCTAAATACATTGCGAAGAATTATCTGAACTGGGTAGCACCACAAGACAACAAGATAAACAATAGCTTCTCAAAACTGGCTGGACAAAACAAGAAGCAGCAGACTAACAACGACGAGGATCGCCCAATGCTTAGCACGGATATCTTCAAAAACAAAGTATTCCCACTCATCGACAAAGGTGAAAAGGTTTTTCTTATCGTTATTGACAACTTCCGACTTGATCAGTGGCGAATCCTCTCAAAAGAGATTGGTGACATGTTTGATATTGAAGAAGACCTCTACATGAGTATTCTGCCGACTGCCACACAATATGCTCGCAACGCTATCTTTAGCGGTCTAATGCCAAAGCAAATAGCAACGATGTTTCCAGAACTATGGGTAGATGAAGACGAGGAAGAAGGTAAAAACCTCAACGAAGAACCGCTCATACAAACCCAGATTGAGCGTTATCGTCGTCATGACAAGTTCTCTTATTATAAGATTAACGACTCCGTTGGCGCTGATAAGTTCATGCAACAATATAATAATCTCTCACAGAACGACCTCAATGTCCTGGTTGTTAACTTCATCGACATGCTTTCTCATGCACGTACCGAGATGAGAATGATTCGCGAGTTAGCTAGTAACGAGAGTGCATATCGATCTATCACACTCAGTTGGTTCCAGCACAGCGTTCTCGCAGATATCTTTAAAGAGTTAGCACAGTCAGACTATAAGGTCATCCTTACGACTGACCATGGTTCTATCCGTACTACCAATCCTGTGAAGATTATCGGTGACCGAAACACGAACACTAATCTACGCTATAAGTTAGGAAAGAACCTCAACTACGATGCACGGCAGGTGTTCGCAATTAAAAATCCGCATCTGGCACAATTGCCTGCACCAAATCTTAGCACAAGCTATGTCTTTGCTACTGGAGATTCGTTCTTCGCCTATCCAAATAATTATAACTACTACGTCTCTTACTATAAAGATACTTTCCAGCATGGAGGTATATCTATGGAGGAGATGATTGTTCCGATAGTGACACTCAGTCCGAGAAAGAGGTAA